A genomic stretch from Falco cherrug isolate bFalChe1 chromosome 3, bFalChe1.pri, whole genome shotgun sequence includes:
- the TNFRSF25 gene encoding tumor necrosis factor receptor superfamily member 25 isoform X2, producing the protein MKLCCPGVSWVILAALWLAGSESQPPGCQDRPVPQGQQVLVRPPTRLRRHVTRPPCPAGMNWIKEAHRCCTQCPAGTFMFAPCSSHSNNSVCTACPAGTFRAQPNTLPKCQACYECDRQAFQSVLSNCSATSNVACGCEHGRFRDCLDEHCNDFFCRQCQPCVGRLIQRPCSEVQDTLCGSCKPDFYAEGSECRPCHTSTQETCGTECQRVCSGSSRQGTGLEYLLLAFTGPFFLGALAIYRKRKRLRHSTLAGSPLPMAQVATPTAGPVAMPWYQASAQVWDSSCCTQLYSPKVTEHAASTVRQSPKHQPLLREQPSGAAQPGGQVEPSAPLEPRGALLHGSQLYTIIDVVPVRRWKEFMRVLELREAEIELVELEVAHIRDQQYEMLKRWCQQTSATLDRVYAALERMELAGCAEALRRSLLAGP; encoded by the exons ATgaagctctgctgcccagggGTGTCTTGG gTGATCCTGGCAGCGCTGTGGCTGGCAGGCAGTGAATCACAGCCCCCAGGGTGCCAGGACCGCCCTGTGCCACAGGGGCAGCAGGTCCTGGTACGGCCACCCACCCGCCTGCGGAGGCATGTCaccagacccccctgccccgctggcATGAACTGGATCAAGGAGGCTCACCGGTGCTGCACCCAGTGTCCTGCAG GGACGTTCATGTTTGCCCCGTGTTCGAGCCACAGCAACAACAGCGTCTGCACCGCCTGTCCTGCCGGCACTTTCCGCGCCCAGCCAAACACCCTCCCCAAATGCCAGGCTTGCTACGAGTGTGACCGGCAAG ctttCCAGAGCGTGCTGAGCAACTGCTCGGCCACCAGCAATGTTGCCTGTGGCTGCGAGCATGGCCGTTTCCGTGACTGCCTTGATGAGCACTGCAATGACTTCTTCTGCCGGCAGTGCCAGCCCTGCGTTGGGCGACTCATCCAGCGGCCAT GCTCAGAGGTGCAGGACACGCTCTGCGGTAGCTGCAAGCCTGACTTCTACGCTGAGGGCAGTGAGTGCCGGCCGTGCCACAC GAGCACCCAGGAGACATGCGGCACAGAGTGCCAGCGTGTgtgcagcggcagcagcaggcaag GCACGGGTCTGGAGTACCTTCTGCTGGCGTTCACCGGGCCCTTCTTCCTGGGTGCCCTTGCCATCTACCGCAAAAGGAAGCGGCTCCGGCACAGCAccctggcaggcagccccctccccatggCACAGGTGGCCACCCCCACCGCCGGGCCCGTGGCCATGCCGTGGTACCAGGCCAGCGCCCAGGTGTGGGACAGCTCATGCTGCACCCAGCTGTACTCCCCTAAGGTGACGGAGCATGCTGCCAGCACGGTGAGGCAGAGCCCCAAGCACCAGCCTTTATTGCGGGAGCAGCCCAGTGGTGCGGCACAGCCGGGTGGTCAGGTGgagccctctgctcccctggagCCCCGTGGTGCCCTGCTGCATGGCAGCCAGCTCTACACCATCATCGACGTGGTGCCGGTGCGGCGCTGGAAGGAGTTCATGCGGGTGCTGGAGCTGCGGGAGGCAGAGATTgagctggtggagctggaggTGGCCCACATCCGTGACCAGCAGTACGAAATGCTGAAGCGCTGGTGCCAGCAGACCAGCGCCACGCTTGACCGTGTCTATGCTGCCCTGGAGCGCATGGAGCTGGCTGGTTGTGCTGAGGCGCTGCGCCGGAGCCTGCTGGCGGGCCCCTGA
- the TNFRSF25 gene encoding tumor necrosis factor receptor superfamily member 25 isoform X1: protein MAQHVQPEGWRARCEGCPRSCMAPGVPQLPASLPSPCPQVILAALWLAGSESQPPGCQDRPVPQGQQVLVRPPTRLRRHVTRPPCPAGMNWIKEAHRCCTQCPAGTFMFAPCSSHSNNSVCTACPAGTFRAQPNTLPKCQACYECDRQAFQSVLSNCSATSNVACGCEHGRFRDCLDEHCNDFFCRQCQPCVGRLIQRPCSEVQDTLCGSCKPDFYAEGSECRPCHTSTQETCGTECQRVCSGSSRQGTGLEYLLLAFTGPFFLGALAIYRKRKRLRHSTLAGSPLPMAQVATPTAGPVAMPWYQASAQVWDSSCCTQLYSPKVTEHAASTVRQSPKHQPLLREQPSGAAQPGGQVEPSAPLEPRGALLHGSQLYTIIDVVPVRRWKEFMRVLELREAEIELVELEVAHIRDQQYEMLKRWCQQTSATLDRVYAALERMELAGCAEALRRSLLAGP, encoded by the exons ATGGCCCAGCATGTGCAGCCGGAAGGGTGGAGGGCACGGTGCGAGGGCTGCCCCCGCAGCTGCATGGCTCCTGGGGTGCCCCAGCTGCCGGCatccctgccctctccctgcccacaggTGATCCTGGCAGCGCTGTGGCTGGCAGGCAGTGAATCACAGCCCCCAGGGTGCCAGGACCGCCCTGTGCCACAGGGGCAGCAGGTCCTGGTACGGCCACCCACCCGCCTGCGGAGGCATGTCaccagacccccctgccccgctggcATGAACTGGATCAAGGAGGCTCACCGGTGCTGCACCCAGTGTCCTGCAG GGACGTTCATGTTTGCCCCGTGTTCGAGCCACAGCAACAACAGCGTCTGCACCGCCTGTCCTGCCGGCACTTTCCGCGCCCAGCCAAACACCCTCCCCAAATGCCAGGCTTGCTACGAGTGTGACCGGCAAG ctttCCAGAGCGTGCTGAGCAACTGCTCGGCCACCAGCAATGTTGCCTGTGGCTGCGAGCATGGCCGTTTCCGTGACTGCCTTGATGAGCACTGCAATGACTTCTTCTGCCGGCAGTGCCAGCCCTGCGTTGGGCGACTCATCCAGCGGCCAT GCTCAGAGGTGCAGGACACGCTCTGCGGTAGCTGCAAGCCTGACTTCTACGCTGAGGGCAGTGAGTGCCGGCCGTGCCACAC GAGCACCCAGGAGACATGCGGCACAGAGTGCCAGCGTGTgtgcagcggcagcagcaggcaag GCACGGGTCTGGAGTACCTTCTGCTGGCGTTCACCGGGCCCTTCTTCCTGGGTGCCCTTGCCATCTACCGCAAAAGGAAGCGGCTCCGGCACAGCAccctggcaggcagccccctccccatggCACAGGTGGCCACCCCCACCGCCGGGCCCGTGGCCATGCCGTGGTACCAGGCCAGCGCCCAGGTGTGGGACAGCTCATGCTGCACCCAGCTGTACTCCCCTAAGGTGACGGAGCATGCTGCCAGCACGGTGAGGCAGAGCCCCAAGCACCAGCCTTTATTGCGGGAGCAGCCCAGTGGTGCGGCACAGCCGGGTGGTCAGGTGgagccctctgctcccctggagCCCCGTGGTGCCCTGCTGCATGGCAGCCAGCTCTACACCATCATCGACGTGGTGCCGGTGCGGCGCTGGAAGGAGTTCATGCGGGTGCTGGAGCTGCGGGAGGCAGAGATTgagctggtggagctggaggTGGCCCACATCCGTGACCAGCAGTACGAAATGCTGAAGCGCTGGTGCCAGCAGACCAGCGCCACGCTTGACCGTGTCTATGCTGCCCTGGAGCGCATGGAGCTGGCTGGTTGTGCTGAGGCGCTGCGCCGGAGCCTGCTGGCGGGCCCCTGA